From Vigna unguiculata cultivar IT97K-499-35 chromosome 5, ASM411807v1, whole genome shotgun sequence, the proteins below share one genomic window:
- the LOC114183752 gene encoding protein root UVB sensitive 5 isoform X2 produces the protein MSHTLQFSFSSSAFNSSMKVEKMKIKRLRIRCFRVLCSSERSSFEDNADNAGGQVSSRVILVERYSNGTAKRYVLGDDSQLQTFLVDDGRSTRPNRFQDSHSSDERLSWLPDTIKDFILPAGFPGSVSDDYLHYMLLQFPTNVTGWICHTLVTSSLLKAVGVGSFSGSTAAASAAAIRWVSKDGIGAVGRLFIGGRFGSLFDDDPKQWRMYADFIGSAGSIFDLTTQLYPGYFLPLASLGNLTKAVARGLKDPSFRVIQNHFAISGNVGEVAAKINLKRARILIKSYMLHSTVPGCTDCNREENILIWPQFMKPKIIFGLPLEKMDGVERSHFMVEALLKLYASEKYILMVNQQPEDLRFYVSFKVGATSVSVLRSVWQTFWLSENWDSDVNICDQIANSLMELEERFEDFIQKLKDAEWDTQQLNLKVPKNLFIDDGNTNPL, from the exons ATGTCTCACACCTTGCAATTTTCATTCTCTTCAAGTGCATTCAATTCTTCAATGAAGgtggagaagatgaagataaagaGACTTAGAATTCGTTGCTTTCGTGTTCTATGCTCTTCTGAGCGCTCCAGTTTCGAAGATAATGCTGATAATGCGGG AGGTCAGGTTTCATCTCGGGTGATCTTGGTGGAGAGATATAGCAATGGTACTGCGAAGAG ATATGTATTAGGTGATGATTCGCAATTGCAAACTTTTCTTGTTGACGATGGAAGGTCTACTAGGCCAAACAGGTTTCAGGATTCCCATTCCTCTGATGAAAGACTATCGTGGCTTCCAGACACAATCAAAGATTTTATCCTACCAGCAGGCTTTCCAG GATCAGTTTCAGATGATTACTTGCATTACATGTTACTACAGTTCCCTACCAATGTGACTGGATGGATCTGTCACACCCTTGTAACTTCGAGTCTTCTAAAG GCTGTTGGTGTTGGCTCTTTCTCTGGAAGCACAGCGGCTGCTTCTGCTGCTGCCATCAG ATGGGTCTCAAAGGATGGCATTGGAGCCGTAGGACGCTTATTCATTG GTGGGAGGTTTGGAAGTCTTTTTGATGATGACCCCAAGCAATGGAGAATGTACGCAGACTTCATTGGCAGTGCTGGAAG CATTTTTGATCTGACAACCCAACTATATCCTGGCTATTTCCTTCCTTTGGCATCTCTTGGAAATCTTACCAAG GCTGTAGCAAGAGGACTAAAAGATCCCTCTTTTCGCGTGATTCAAAACCACTTTGCAATTTCAGGAAATGTAGGAGAAGTAGCAGCAAAG ATAAATCTAAAGCGTGCTCGCATACTGATAAAATCATACATGTTACATTCTACTGTTCCAG GATGCACAGATTGCAACAGAGAAGAGAATATATTAATTTGGCCACAGTTCATGaagccaaaaataatttttggctTGCCATTGGAGAAAATGGACGGTGTGGAGAGATCTCACTTTATG GTGGAGGCACTTCTGAAGTTATATGCAAGTGAGAAATATATTCTCATGGTGAATCAGCAACCAGAAGATTTGAGGTTTTATGTTTCTTTCAAG GTTGGAGCCACAAGTGTTTCAGTATTACGAAGTGTATGGCAGACTTTCTGGTTGAGTGAGAACTGGGATAGTGATGTTAATATTTGTGATCAAATAGCTAACAGCCTAATGGAATTGGAAGAAAGGTTTGAGGATTTCATTCAAAAGTTGAAAGATGCAGAATGGGACACTCAGCAATTAAATTTGAAGGTTCCAAAAAACCTCTTTATTGATGATGGTAATACCAATCCCCTCTAA
- the LOC114183752 gene encoding protein root UVB sensitive 5 isoform X1, which yields MSHTLQFSFSSSAFNSSMKVEKMKIKRLRIRCFRVLCSSERSSFEDNADNAGGQVSSRVILVERYSNGTAKRYVLGDDSQLQTFLVDDGRSTRPNRFQDSHSSDERLSWLPDTIKDFILPAGFPGSVSDDYLHYMLLQFPTNVTGWICHTLVTSSLLKAVGVGSFSGSTAAASAAAIRWVSKDGIGAVGRLFIGGRFGSLFDDDPKQWRMYADFIGSAGSIFDLTTQLYPGYFLPLASLGNLTKAVARGLKDPSFRVIQNHFAISGNVGEVAAKEEVWEVVAQLVGLALGILILDTPGLVKSYGVLSLTWLSMRVLHLWLRYESLSVLQFNTINLKRARILIKSYMLHSTVPGCTDCNREENILIWPQFMKPKIIFGLPLEKMDGVERSHFMVEALLKLYASEKYILMVNQQPEDLRFYVSFKVGATSVSVLRSVWQTFWLSENWDSDVNICDQIANSLMELEERFEDFIQKLKDAEWDTQQLNLKVPKNLFIDDGNTNPL from the exons ATGTCTCACACCTTGCAATTTTCATTCTCTTCAAGTGCATTCAATTCTTCAATGAAGgtggagaagatgaagataaagaGACTTAGAATTCGTTGCTTTCGTGTTCTATGCTCTTCTGAGCGCTCCAGTTTCGAAGATAATGCTGATAATGCGGG AGGTCAGGTTTCATCTCGGGTGATCTTGGTGGAGAGATATAGCAATGGTACTGCGAAGAG ATATGTATTAGGTGATGATTCGCAATTGCAAACTTTTCTTGTTGACGATGGAAGGTCTACTAGGCCAAACAGGTTTCAGGATTCCCATTCCTCTGATGAAAGACTATCGTGGCTTCCAGACACAATCAAAGATTTTATCCTACCAGCAGGCTTTCCAG GATCAGTTTCAGATGATTACTTGCATTACATGTTACTACAGTTCCCTACCAATGTGACTGGATGGATCTGTCACACCCTTGTAACTTCGAGTCTTCTAAAG GCTGTTGGTGTTGGCTCTTTCTCTGGAAGCACAGCGGCTGCTTCTGCTGCTGCCATCAG ATGGGTCTCAAAGGATGGCATTGGAGCCGTAGGACGCTTATTCATTG GTGGGAGGTTTGGAAGTCTTTTTGATGATGACCCCAAGCAATGGAGAATGTACGCAGACTTCATTGGCAGTGCTGGAAG CATTTTTGATCTGACAACCCAACTATATCCTGGCTATTTCCTTCCTTTGGCATCTCTTGGAAATCTTACCAAG GCTGTAGCAAGAGGACTAAAAGATCCCTCTTTTCGCGTGATTCAAAACCACTTTGCAATTTCAGGAAATGTAGGAGAAGTAGCAGCAAAG GAAGAAGTTTGGGAAGTGGTTGCTCAACTGGTTGGCCTTGCTTTAGGCATTTTGATTCTG gatACACCTGGCCTTGTAAAATCATATGGTGTACTTTCGTTAACTTGGTTGAGTATGCGAGTTCTGCATCTTTGGCTACGCTATGAATCACTTTCAGTTCTTCAGTTTAACACA ATAAATCTAAAGCGTGCTCGCATACTGATAAAATCATACATGTTACATTCTACTGTTCCAG GATGCACAGATTGCAACAGAGAAGAGAATATATTAATTTGGCCACAGTTCATGaagccaaaaataatttttggctTGCCATTGGAGAAAATGGACGGTGTGGAGAGATCTCACTTTATG GTGGAGGCACTTCTGAAGTTATATGCAAGTGAGAAATATATTCTCATGGTGAATCAGCAACCAGAAGATTTGAGGTTTTATGTTTCTTTCAAG GTTGGAGCCACAAGTGTTTCAGTATTACGAAGTGTATGGCAGACTTTCTGGTTGAGTGAGAACTGGGATAGTGATGTTAATATTTGTGATCAAATAGCTAACAGCCTAATGGAATTGGAAGAAAGGTTTGAGGATTTCATTCAAAAGTTGAAAGATGCAGAATGGGACACTCAGCAATTAAATTTGAAGGTTCCAAAAAACCTCTTTATTGATGATGGTAATACCAATCCCCTCTAA